One stretch of Falco naumanni isolate bFalNau1 chromosome 7, bFalNau1.pat, whole genome shotgun sequence DNA includes these proteins:
- the BTBD6 gene encoding BTB/POZ domain-containing protein 6 isoform X1, translating into MPLPHGCLNGRIMKCLTFFLLLPETLKKSKKSVRSNGKVPGCYEIVPLSLKKKMAAELYPASTNTNIANSNAAAAAATAANSKKNALQLQQSAQPPPPPQLQNLNNNNLESANWQSFHPTLRERNALMFNNELMADVHFIVGPPGASKKVPAHKYVLAVGSSVFYAMFYGDLAEVKSEIHIPDVEPAAFLILLKYMYSDEIDLEADTVLATLYAAKKYIVPALAKACVNFLETSLEAKNACVLLSQSRLFEEPELTQRCWEVIDAQAEMALKSEGFCEIDQQTLEIIVTREALNTKEVVVFEAVLNWAEAECKRQGLPVTPRNKRNVLGKALYLVRIPTMTLEEFANGAAQSDILTLEETHNIFLWYTAANKPKLEFPLTKRKGLVPQRCHRFQSSAYRSNQWRYRGRCDSIQFAVDKRIFIAGLGLYGSSCGKAEYSVKIELKRLGVVLAQNLTKFTSDGSSNTFSVWFEHPVQVEQDTFYNVSAILDGNELSYFGQEGMTEVQCGKVTFQFQCSSDSTNGTGVQGGQIPELIFYA; encoded by the exons ATGCCACTGCCCCATGGTTGCCTCAATGGCAGGATCATGAagtgtttgactttttttcttctgcttccagaGACCTTAAAGAAGTCCAAAAAGAGTGTGAGGTCAAACGGCAAGGTGCCAGGATGCTATGAGATAGTGCCCCTGTCCCTGAAGAAGAAGATGGCTGCAGAACTTTACCCTGCCAGCACCAACACCAACATTGCAAACAGTaacgccgccgccgccgccgccaccgctGCCAACAGCAAGAAGAAcgccctgcagctccagcaaagCGCccagccgcccccgccgccccagcTCCAGAAcctcaacaacaacaacttGGAGAGCGCCAACTGGCAGTCCTTCCACCCCACGCTGCGGGAGAG GAACGCACTGATGTTCAATAACGAACTCATGGCTGACGTCCACTTCATCGTGGGCCCACCGGGCGCATCCAAGAAAGTTCCTGCCCATAAG tatgTTTTGGCAGTCGGTAGCTCAGTCTTCTATGCTATGTTTTATGGCGATCTCGCAGAGGTCAAATCTGAAATCCATATACCAGATGTGGAACCTGCAGCCTTTCTAATCCTATTAAA ATACATGTATAGTGACGAAATAGACCTGGAAGCTGACACAGTTCTGGCTACACTGTATGCTGCCAAGAAGTACATCGTGCCGGCCCTAGCAAAGGCTTGCGTCAATTTTCTGGAGACCAGTTTAGAAGCGAAGAACGCTTGTGTCCTGCTGTCTCAGAGCAGGCTCTTCGAGGAGCCAGAGCTGACGCAGCGCTGCTGGGAAGTGATTGATGCTCAAGCAGAAATGGCACTGAAGTCAGAAGGCTTCTGTGAGATAGATCAACAAACACTAGAGATCATTGTAACCCGGGAGGCGCTCAACACCAAGGAAGTGGTAGTTTTTGAGGCTGTTCTCAACTGGGCAGAGGCTGAATGCAAAAGGCAAGGGCTGCCGGTTACGCCACGCAACAAGAGGAACGTATTAGGAAAAGCTTTGTACTTGGTGCGGATTCCGACCATGACTTTGGAAGAGTTTGCCAACGGAGCTGCCCAGTCCGACATCCTCACCCTTGAGGAAACTCACAACATATTCCTGTGGTACACAGCcgcaaacaaacccaaactaGAGTTTCCgctgacaaaaagaaaaggactcGTACCTCAGCGATGCCATCGGTTTCAGTCGTCTGCATATCGCAGCAATCAGTGGAGGTACCGAGGGCGATGTGACAGTATTCAGTTTGCTGTAGACAAACGGATATTTATAGCAGGACTGGGATTGTATGGGTCAAGCTGTGGCAAAGCTGAATACAGCGTCAAAATCGAACTGAAGCGCTTAGGCGTTGTCCTTGCTCAAAATCTGACAAAGTTTACTTCTGACGGCTCCAGTAACACTTTCTCTGTGTGGTTTGAACACCCTGTGCAGGTTGAGCAAGACACGTTTTACAATGTAAGTGCTATTCTTGATGGTAATGAACTCAGCTACTTTGGGCAAGAGGGAATGACTGAAGTGCAGTGTGGGAAAGTGACATTCCAGTTTCAGTGCTCCTCGGACAGTACTAATGGAACTGGAGTACAAGGAGGACAAATACCTGAGCTCATTTTCTATGCATGA
- the BTBD6 gene encoding BTB/POZ domain-containing protein 6 isoform X2, translated as MAAELYPASTNTNIANSNAAAAAATAANSKKNALQLQQSAQPPPPPQLQNLNNNNLESANWQSFHPTLRERNALMFNNELMADVHFIVGPPGASKKVPAHKYVLAVGSSVFYAMFYGDLAEVKSEIHIPDVEPAAFLILLKYMYSDEIDLEADTVLATLYAAKKYIVPALAKACVNFLETSLEAKNACVLLSQSRLFEEPELTQRCWEVIDAQAEMALKSEGFCEIDQQTLEIIVTREALNTKEVVVFEAVLNWAEAECKRQGLPVTPRNKRNVLGKALYLVRIPTMTLEEFANGAAQSDILTLEETHNIFLWYTAANKPKLEFPLTKRKGLVPQRCHRFQSSAYRSNQWRYRGRCDSIQFAVDKRIFIAGLGLYGSSCGKAEYSVKIELKRLGVVLAQNLTKFTSDGSSNTFSVWFEHPVQVEQDTFYNVSAILDGNELSYFGQEGMTEVQCGKVTFQFQCSSDSTNGTGVQGGQIPELIFYA; from the exons ATGGCTGCAGAACTTTACCCTGCCAGCACCAACACCAACATTGCAAACAGTaacgccgccgccgccgccgccaccgctGCCAACAGCAAGAAGAAcgccctgcagctccagcaaagCGCccagccgcccccgccgccccagcTCCAGAAcctcaacaacaacaacttGGAGAGCGCCAACTGGCAGTCCTTCCACCCCACGCTGCGGGAGAG GAACGCACTGATGTTCAATAACGAACTCATGGCTGACGTCCACTTCATCGTGGGCCCACCGGGCGCATCCAAGAAAGTTCCTGCCCATAAG tatgTTTTGGCAGTCGGTAGCTCAGTCTTCTATGCTATGTTTTATGGCGATCTCGCAGAGGTCAAATCTGAAATCCATATACCAGATGTGGAACCTGCAGCCTTTCTAATCCTATTAAA ATACATGTATAGTGACGAAATAGACCTGGAAGCTGACACAGTTCTGGCTACACTGTATGCTGCCAAGAAGTACATCGTGCCGGCCCTAGCAAAGGCTTGCGTCAATTTTCTGGAGACCAGTTTAGAAGCGAAGAACGCTTGTGTCCTGCTGTCTCAGAGCAGGCTCTTCGAGGAGCCAGAGCTGACGCAGCGCTGCTGGGAAGTGATTGATGCTCAAGCAGAAATGGCACTGAAGTCAGAAGGCTTCTGTGAGATAGATCAACAAACACTAGAGATCATTGTAACCCGGGAGGCGCTCAACACCAAGGAAGTGGTAGTTTTTGAGGCTGTTCTCAACTGGGCAGAGGCTGAATGCAAAAGGCAAGGGCTGCCGGTTACGCCACGCAACAAGAGGAACGTATTAGGAAAAGCTTTGTACTTGGTGCGGATTCCGACCATGACTTTGGAAGAGTTTGCCAACGGAGCTGCCCAGTCCGACATCCTCACCCTTGAGGAAACTCACAACATATTCCTGTGGTACACAGCcgcaaacaaacccaaactaGAGTTTCCgctgacaaaaagaaaaggactcGTACCTCAGCGATGCCATCGGTTTCAGTCGTCTGCATATCGCAGCAATCAGTGGAGGTACCGAGGGCGATGTGACAGTATTCAGTTTGCTGTAGACAAACGGATATTTATAGCAGGACTGGGATTGTATGGGTCAAGCTGTGGCAAAGCTGAATACAGCGTCAAAATCGAACTGAAGCGCTTAGGCGTTGTCCTTGCTCAAAATCTGACAAAGTTTACTTCTGACGGCTCCAGTAACACTTTCTCTGTGTGGTTTGAACACCCTGTGCAGGTTGAGCAAGACACGTTTTACAATGTAAGTGCTATTCTTGATGGTAATGAACTCAGCTACTTTGGGCAAGAGGGAATGACTGAAGTGCAGTGTGGGAAAGTGACATTCCAGTTTCAGTGCTCCTCGGACAGTACTAATGGAACTGGAGTACAAGGAGGACAAATACCTGAGCTCATTTTCTATGCATGA